The genomic region CGCTTCTCCGGCTTTTACGGTATCCTGAGCCAACCGCTCGAGAATCAGCGCGGTATGCGCACCTTCGTCACCGTGTAGACCGCCAACGAACAGTTTTGTCGGGCCTTCCTCAGGTGCAACGGCTCGAAACAAGGTTACACCGTGAACGGTCGATTTTTCAAATGTCATTTTCTTGGGGTGGTTGGTGCGATTCAGTCAAAATAACTCCAGATCCTTCGTCACCTTATCTATCTCATCCGCACGAGCAGGCCCTATTCCCAGTGCTGTTACCGTTCCCGGCGGTATTTCTGTCAGGCCCGCATCCTCGACAATTGCACACGGCAGGCCCAGCCGCTCCACATCGTCCCGTACTCCATACAGCTTCGCAAGACTTGATACTTTCAGTGCGACCTTCTTCTGGCCCTGATTTTTCCAGTTGCGTCGATCGGGCAATGGTGCACGTTCGTAGCTCAGTATAGCGGCATGCGCGGCCTGCACTGCGGCCTTACCTTTCGAGAGCTTCAAATCCTCCCTGAGGACGATACACTGCTTATATTCGTGTTGTGTCTTACTGATCATTGGTTGCGGTTCTCTCCTTCTTCTAATTCCTCTAATCGT from Methanomicrobia archaeon harbors:
- a CDS encoding peptidyl-tRNA hydrolase, yielding MISKTQHEYKQCIVLREDLKLSKGKAAVQAAHAAILSYERAPLPDRRNWKNQGQKKVALKVSSLAKLYGVRDDVERLGLPCAIVEDAGLTEIPPGTVTALGIGPARADEIDKVTKDLELF